In Deinococcota bacterium, the sequence TGAGGAACATGCTCGAGGCCGACGAGGCGGGCGCTATCATCGTGCCGGCCTCGCCGGGCTTCTACCACCGCCCCGAGACTATTGGCGACCTCGTCGGCACCGTCACCGCGCGCGTCCTCGACCTCTTGGGCATCGACAACGCGCGCGCCAGGCGCTGGAAGGATACGGATGGCTGAGCGGGTCGCGGCGCTCATCCCCGCCGCCGGCGAGGGCGCGCGGCTGGGCAGGGGTCCCAAGGCCTTTATCGATTTGGGGGGCAAGACGCTGCTCGAGCGTGCCGCCGCGGCGTTCACCGGCCGGGTGGACGAGGTGATCGTGGCGGTGGCGGCGGAGAGGGTGAGGCGGGCGGAAGCGCTGCTCGGCGACCAGGCGCGGGTGATCGCCGGCGGCGCGGAGCGGCAGGCGAGCGTCTACCGCCTCCTGCAGGCCACCGGCGCCGAACTCGTCCTCGTCCACGACGCGGCCCGGCCCTTCCTGGGCGCTCGCGTCACCCAGGCGGTTCTCGAGGCGGTGCGGCGTACCGGTGCCGCCTCCGCCGCGACGCCCGTCGCGGACACGCTCATCGAGGCTGAGTCGGGCGCGGGCGTCGAGCGCAGCGGGCTGCGCGCGATGCAGACCCCGCAGGGCTTCAGACGCCTCCTCCTCCTCGAGGCCCATGAACGCGCCCTCGAGGACGGCTGGCAAACCACCGACGACGCGGGTTTGGTGCGCAAACTGGGCCATGCGGTGGCGCTCGTGGCGGGCAGCGCCTGGCTCATGAAGGTGACGACGCCCGCGGATCTCGAGGTCGCCAGCGCACTTGCCGGGGCCTGGGACGCCGGAGTCTGGGATGCTGGGGTCCAGGATACGGAGGCGGTGCGTGACCCTTAGCCTGAAGGCCCATGCCAAGGTCAA encodes:
- the ispD gene encoding 2-C-methyl-D-erythritol 4-phosphate cytidylyltransferase — protein: MAERVAALIPAAGEGARLGRGPKAFIDLGGKTLLERAAAAFTGRVDEVIVAVAAERVRRAEALLGDQARVIAGGAERQASVYRLLQATGAELVLVHDAARPFLGARVTQAVLEAVRRTGAASAATPVADTLIEAESGAGVERSGLRAMQTPQGFRRLLLLEAHERALEDGWQTTDDAGLVRKLGHAVALVAGSAWLMKVTTPADLEVASALAGAWDAGVWDAGVQDTEAVRDP